The genome window GACCATATTCGTCACGATCGGCACCATGTGGGGTGCCAAGACATGGGTGGACGCCAGGTTCCGCGAGGTCGCCTCGCTCGACCCGAACTCGGGCGACATCAAGGACGCGGCCAAGCAGACCGGTGACCAGAACTTCCTGCTGATCGGCTCGGACACCCGGGCGGGTGCCACCGCCGGCGACGGTGTGGGAAACACCGAGGACGAGCCCGGCGCACGCGCCGACACGACGATGATCGCCCACATCCCGGCCGACCGCAGCCGCGTCGTGGTCGTGTCCTTCCCGCGCGACCTGGAGGTCGCGATCCCGGCGTGCGAGCGGTGGGACGCCGCGACCGGCAAGTACACCGGACAGCAGGCGCCCGCGCAGGAGAAGGCGAAGCTGAACCAGGCCTACGCGGTGGGCGGGCCGAAGTGCACCACCAAGGTCATCCAGCAGCTCTCGGGGCTGTCGATCACCAGCTTCCTCGGCATCGACTTCCAGGGCTTCAAGTCGATGGTCGACGCGGTGCACGGCGTCGACATCTGCACCCAGAAGCCCGTGGTCGACGACGTGATCGGCACCGTGCTGCCCAACCCCGGCCACTACAACCTGACCGGCCAGCAGGCGCTGAGCTACGTGCGCGCCCGGCACGTGCAGGGCGACGTGACCGCCGACTACGGCCGGATGCAGCGCCAGCAGCTGTTCCTGTCGGCGCTGCTGCGCAAGACGATGTCCGGCCAGGTGCTGCTGGACCCGAACAAGCTCAGCGGCTTCGTCGACGCGGTCGCCGCCAACACATTCGGCGAGAACGTCGGCACCGACCGGCTGCTCGAGCTCGGCCAGTCGATGCAGGGCCTGGATCCCGGCAAGGTCACCTTCATCACCGTCCCGACCACCGGTTACGCCAACGACGACGGGCGGGAGGAGCTGCGCGCGGCCGACAACGAGGCGCTGTTCCGGGCGATCATCGAGGGCGTCCCGGTCACCCCGCCCGCCAGCGGCGGCGGGACCGGCGGTTCCACGCCCAGCGGCGGCACCGGCCCGATGGCGACCGCCTTCACCGCGCGCCCGCTGCCGGCGCTCCAGCCGTCGCAGGTCAAGGTGGAGGTCGTCAACACCACCGGGTCCAGCGGCCTGGCGTCGACCACCGGTGACCGGCTGCGGGAGTTCGGGTTCAACGTCACGGGCACCGGTCAGTCCGGCCCCGCCGCGAGCGGGACGGTCATCAAGCACAGCCCGGCCAACGCCGAGGCGGCCAAGCTGCTCGCGGGCAGCGTCCCGGGCGCCCAGCTGGTCGAGGACGCCTCCGCCGGGTCGGTGCTGCGGCTGGAGCTGGGCGCGGGCTTCGACGGCGCGGTGCACGCCCCGAGCACGGCGCCCGCGCAGGTGCCCGACAACCTCGCGACGGTCAACGCGGGCACCGACGTATGCGCCAAGTGAGCCAGGACACAGTCCTGCTCTGCGCCGAACGGGTCGATCACGACTCGTTCACCCCTGGTTCACCATGGCGCGCCTTGTCCGATTCCTCCGAGACGTACTCTGGTCCGTATGCGTGAGGTCTACCAGGAACAGCTCGGCAAGCTCGCCGATGAGCTCGCCTCGATGTCCACGATGGTCGGCACGGCGATGGAGCGCGCCACCAAGGCACTCCTGGAGACCGATCTCGGACTCGCTGAGCAGGTCATCGAAGAGGACGTCCAGGTCGACGAGGCGCGGGCGCGCGCCGAGGAGCACGCCTTCGGGCTGCTCGCCCTCCAGGCGCCGGTCGCGGGCGACCTGCGGACCGTCATCTCCACCATCCACGCCGCGGAGGACCTGGAGCGGATGGGCGACCTGGCCCTGCACGTGGCCAAGACCGCGCGCCGCAGGCACCCGCACCCCGTACTGCCCGAGGACGTCCAGCCCCACTTCGCCGAAATGGGCCGGATCGCCGTCAAGCTGGCCGGCCGGGTCCGCACCGTCATCCAGACCCAGGACGTCGAGGCTGCGCGGGGGCTGGAGGAGGACGACGACGAGATGGACGACCTCCACCGCCACCTGTTCACCGTGATGATGAGCCCCGAGTGGTCGCACGGTGTCGCCGCCGCGGTGGACGTGACGCTGCTGGGCCGGTTCTACGAGCGCTTCGCCGACCACGCGGTGTCGGTGGCGCGGCGGGTCGTGTTCACCGTGACCGGGAAGATGCCGACGAGCTGAGCCGTTCACGCAGGTCGGAGCGGGTGCCGAGATCGGCGTATTAATACTCGGTCTCATTGCTCGCTAGCTCGATCGTCTTGTGCGATCCTCGATCGGGTGAGAGCAGCGATCCGGCCGCCACGTGAGGTGCGGCGTGCGTAAGAGCCCGACAGTGCACCGCAGGCGCCTCGGCGCCGAGCTGCGCAAGATGCGCGACGGCGCCGGGCGCACCCACCGCGAGGTCGCGGCCCACCTGGACTGCTCCCAGGGCAAGATCAGCCAGATCGAGCTGGGCAGGGTGCCGGTGCGCACCTCCGACGTGCGGCTGATGGCCGAGTTCTACGGGGCCACCGACGAGCAGGTGGCGGCGCTGGTCGACCTCGCGCAGGACTCCAAGCAGCGCGGCTGGTGGCAGCAGTACCCGACCACCGCGCAGCGCCCGGGTTTCGAGACCTACCTAGGCCTGGAGACCGCGGCGAAGGCGGTCAGCTGCTACGGCGCGGACCCGATCCCGGAGCTGCTGCACACGGCCGACTACGGCCGCGCCGTGTTCGGCCTTTCCGAGCCGTCCGCCGCCGAGCTCGACGAGCGGATGACGGTCAGCCACACCCGGCAGCAGCGGCTGCTCGGGGACCAGCCGCTGGAGCTGTGGGCGGTGCTCGACGAGGCCGCGCTGCGGCGGGCGGTCGGCGGCCCGGCCGTGATGCGCCAGCAGCTCGAGCACCTGGTGCTGATGGGCTACCGGCGCAACGTGACGATCCAGGTGCTGCCCTTCGCCGCGGGCGGGCATCCGCTCATGGGCGACCGGATCTCGGTGTTCTCGTTCCCCGACGACGCCGACCCGCAGGTGGTGCACGTCGGCGACACGGCGAACTCGCGGTTCCTGGACAAGCCCGCCGACACCCGCGGCTACCTCGCGGCGTTCGAGCACGTGTGCAAGGCGGCGCTCAACCCGAAGGACTCGAGCGCCTTCATCTCCGCCATCGCCGACCAGTACACCTGACGGCCGCACAGCGCCAATCGGCCGATTCCGGTGCGCCGCGCTACCGTCGAGCGGCACGAATTGCCGTTGGTAGTTGGGGGTGGCGCTCGGTGTCGACGCTGGATGAGTTGCGGCAGCGGCTGCCGCCATGGCATGCCGAGAAGTCGTCGCGCGCCGTGGACGCGGCCGTCGGCCTGGCCCGGTCGCACGGGCTGCGGGTCGAGGAGCCGACCGTGCTCGCCGACGTGGTCTCGGTGGTGGTCCACCTGCGGCCGGCGCCCGTGGTCGCGAGGATCCCGACCCACCTGACCGAGCTGCGGCAACCGATGGCGGACTGGCTCCGCCGCGAGATCGACATGACGACCTTCCTGGCCGGGCAGGGCGCACCCGTGATCACGCCCAGCGGCGAGCTGCCCCCGGGACCGCACGAGCACGACGGGTTCACGATCACCTTCTGGTCGTACGTGGAGCCCGACCCCGACCGCACCGCGAGCACCGACGACTACGCGGCGATGCTCGTCGACCTCCACAGCGTCCTGCGCGAGTACCCGGGCAACCTGCCCCTGCTGGCCCCGGTGGCGAACGAGGTCCCGCTCGGCCTTGCCGCGCTGGACCGCGCCAGGGGCGTGCTGACCGACCAGGAGATCGACCAGCTCCGGTCGGCCGCCGACCGCCTCCGGCCATGGTGGGAGGCGCCGAGCGGCGACCTCCAGCCGCTGCACGGCGACCTTCACACCGAGACTCTCATCCACGGCCGCGATGGCCTGGTGTGGTGCGACTTCGAGGACACCTGCCTCGGCCCCCGGGAGTGGGACCTCTCGATGCTGTTCTGGTCCGACCCGGATGCCGTCGCCCGCCACCACAACCCCGACCCCGACCGGATGCGCGCCCTTTCCGAGCTCCGCGCTCTGCACCTGGCGTTGTCCGTGGTGGCCTTCCACACCAGCGTCCCCCACGTCGATGGGTGGGAGGAGGGCGTGCGCACGTTCCTGTCCACGCTCGGCACCAATGCCGGCAGCCTGCCGACCACGCACTGAAGTAGAAGTGCCGCTCGCTACGCGTCGCGCAGTGCCTCGGCCGTCGCCGGGTCGGCGGGGAGGAAGGACTCGATCGCCAGTTCCGCGAGGGTGACGTCGAGCGGGGTGCCGAAAACGGCGGTCATGCTGATGAACGCCAGCTCACGGCCTTCGTGGCGGTAGCGCAGTGGGACCGCGACCTCCCCGGCCACCGGACGTTCGATGTCGGGTTCCGGCTGGTCGCACGGGTATTCGCGCAACTTCTGGTGCAGCAGCTCAAGTCCCGGATCCGCGGTCGCGTCCGCCTGCCTGCGCAGGCGTCCGAGGACGTGGGCACGCCACTCGCCGAGATTGGCGATGCGCGGAGCGATGCCCCGCGGGTGCAGGCTGAGCCTGAGGACGTTGATCGGCGGGACCAGCAGATCCTCGTCCGCACCCGCCAGGAACATCCCCACGGCGGCGTTGGCGTCGATGAGGTTCCAGCCGCGGTCGACGACCAGCGCGGGGTAGGGCTCGTACCCGGTGAGCACCTGCCGCAGCGCGGCGCGCACCTCGCTCATCTCCGGTGTGCCGAGGTCGCCGGCGGGGTAGACCGGCGCGTGCCCGGCGGCGAGCAGCAGGCCGTTCCGCTCCCGCAGCGGCACGTCCAGGTGCTCGCAAAGGCGCAGCACCATGTCACTGGTCGGCCGCGACCGCCCGGTCTCGACGAAGCTCAGGTGCCTGGTGGAGATGTCCGCCTCGATGGAGAGCGCGAGCTGGCTGAGCCTGCGTCGTTCACGCCACTCGCGCAGCAGCTCTCCCACCGCCCGCTTCGTCGTAGCCACAACAGGAAATCTAGTCGCCAGGGCCATTACCCCGGAGGTAATCGACGCGACGACCCCGGCACCCCAGCATTGATCGCAACGACGGGCCAACCGGGGCCCGCACCCTCCGAGGGGAAGCACCATGAGCGACTTCGACGACATCATCGGCCGCTACATCGCGAGCTGGAACGAGCGCGACCCGCAGCGCAGGCGCGCCGCCATCGACCAGCTTTGGACCGAAGACGCCACCTACACCGACCCGCTCGCCGACGTGGCGGGCAGGGGCGCCATCGACGGCATGATCGCGGCCGTGCAGGGGCAGTTCCCCGACTTCGACTTCCGGCTCGGACAGCCCGTCGACGCCCACCACCACATCGGCCGCTTCACCTGGGAGCTGGGGCCGGAGGGCGGTGAAGCGGTCGTGGCCGGCTTCGACGTGGCCGTCCTCGACGACACCGGACGCATCAAGTCCGTACTCGGCTTCCTGGACAAAGTTCCGGCAGCCTGAGCGAACACCCACGGCAACGCCCCCAACAGGGCGGTGCCGTGGTTCTCATCCCGTCGACCTGGCGCCAGCCCGAGCAGACCGGGTCAAGGGGGCCCGCTAGATGTCAACCGCAGGCTGCCTCGAAAAGCCGGCCCCCTTGACGCGGTCTGATAGCCCTCGTGGAGGTCGACGGGATGAGAACCGCCAACCGCCCCACCGCAGGATGCCTCGAAAACCCGCTCATCCCGGAGACCTGCCGGGGGCCTGGGGGCGGCGAGCGCCCCAGAAACCACACACCCAAAGCGACCCGCAAAGCCAGGGTGAGTACGTCGAAAACTCCCGCGCCCCCGCCCGCAGAGACGAAAACGGGGTTGGGACCGCTCGGTCCCAACCCCGTAAAGCTCATCCGACCTGCGGCCGGATGGCGCTACCGCGCCATTTTGAAGTGCCATCTGGCGCTTCAACCTCCGGCCGGATGGCGCTACCGCGCCGTTTTAAGGCGCCATCTGGCGCCTTAACCGAACCGACCCGAGATGTAGTCCTCGGTCGCCTTCTGGTTCGGGTTGGAGAAGATCTTGCCGGTCTCGTCGATCTCCACCAGTTCGCCGGGCTGGCCGACGGCACGCAGGTTGAAGAACGCCGTCTGGTCGCTGACCCGGGCGGCCTGCTGCATGTTGTGGGTGACGATGACGATCGTGTACTCCTGCTTGAGCTCGGCGATCAGGTCCTCGATCGCCAGCGTCGAGATCGGGTCGAGCGCCGAGCAGGGCTCGTCCATCAGCAGCACGTCCGGCTTGACCGCGATGGCCCGCGCGATGCAGAGCCGCTGCTGCTGACCGCCGGAGAGGCCGCCGCCCGGCTTGGCGAGCCGGTCCTTGACCTCTTCCCACAGGTTCGCGCCGCGCAGCGCGCTCTCGGTGATCTCGTCGAGGTGCTTCTTGTTCTTCTCGCCCGACAGCTTCAGCCCGGCCACGACGTTGTCCCTGATCGACATCGTCGGGAACGGGTTCGCCCGCTGGAACACCATGCCGATCGTCCGGCGCACCTGCACCGGGTCGACCTTGCCGTCGTAGACGTCCTCGCCGTCGAGGAGGACCTTGCCGTCGACGCGCGCGCCCGGGATGACCTCGTGCATCCGGTTCAGCGAGCGCAGCACCGTGGACTTGCCGCAACCCGACGGGCCGATGAACGCGGTGACGCTGCGGGCGGGCACCTGCAACGTCACGTCCTGCACGGCGTGGAACTTGCCGTAGAACAGGTTCAGGTCCTTGATGTCGAGACGCTTGGCCATGAGTTGGATACCGCCCTACTTGGTCTTGACCGCGACCATCTTGGACAACAGCGTCGCCAAGAGGTTGATGAGCATGATGACGACGACGAGCGTCAGCGCGGCGCCCCACATCCGCGCGTCACCGGCAGCCGTGCCGGTGCTGCGCTCCATGAAGATGGTCAGCGGCAGCGACGCCATCTCGCCCTGGAACAGGTTGAAGTTGATGGAGCTGGCGTAGCCCACCAGGATCAGCAGCGGCGCCGTCTCGCCCAGCACCCTGGCGAGGCCGAGCATGACGCCGGTGAGGATGCCCGACAGGGCCGTGGGCAGCACGATCCGCACGATCGTCTTCCACTTCGACACGCCCAGCGCGTACGACGCCTCGCGCAGCTCGTCCGGCACGATCAGCAGCATCGTCTCGGTGACGCGCACGACGACCGGGAGCATCAGCAGCAGCAGCGCCAGCGCCACCGCGAAGCCGCTGCGGGTGAGGCCGAAAGTGGTGATCCACAGCGCGTAGATGAACAGGCCGGCCACGATCGAGGGCAGGCCGCTGAGGATGTCGACCATGAACGTCGCGACCCTGGCCAGGCGCGACTCCCGGCCGTACTCGATCAGGTAGATGCCGACCATCACGCCCAGCGGCACCGCGATGACCGCGGTGACCAGTCCCTGCATCAGGGTGCCGACCAGCGCGTGGTAGATGCCGCCGCCGAAGTCGTTGGGCAGCAGGCCGTAGAACGAGTGCGACCACCAGTCAGCGCTCAGCAGCGGGGTCAGTCCCCGCTGCAGCAGCGTGAACAGAACCCAGAGCAGGGGGATGACGGCCAGCACGAACGCGGCGGCGAAAAGCGTGGTCGCCAGGTTGTTCTTCAGCTTCCGGCCGAGGCTGAGGTGCTGGAACGCCGGGGGCGTCGCCAGCCGGTCCACGTCGGCGGTGTCGGTCCTCATTCTTTCCCCTTACCGCTGGCGCTCTCGATCCACCTGGCCAGCGCGTTCACCGCGAACGTGATGATGAACAGCACCAGACCGGCCGAGATGTAGGCACCGACCTGCAGGTTGTTGTTGAACTCGCCGGAGCCGAGCGCGATCTTCGACGCGAAGGTCGCGCCGGCGTCGAAGATGCTGTAGCGCGGCGCGTCGAAGGTGGCGCTGAGGATGATCGTCAGCGCCATCGTCTCGCCGAGCGCGCGGCCGAGGCCCAGCATCGAGCCGCCGATGAAGCCGTTGCGGCCGAACGGCCACACCGTGGTGCGCACGACCTCCCATCGGGTCGCGCCCAGCGCCAGCGCGCCCTCGATGTGCGAGGTGGGCGTGCGCTGGAAGACCTCGCGGCTGACACCGGTGATCGTCGGGATGATCATCACGGCGAGCACGACGCCCGCGGTGAAGACGTTGCCGCCGCTGATCAGCGTGTCGGAGTTGCCGTCGGCGAACAGCGGGATGAACCCGAGGTTGGTGTTCATCCACATCGCGATCGGCTTGAGCACCGGCGCCAGCACCAGGAAGCCCCACAGGCCGTAGATCACCGACGGGACCGCGGCCAGCAGGTCGACGATGTAGGCGAACGGGCGGGCCAGGTTGCGCGGCGCGTACTGGGTGAGGAAGAGCGCGATCCCGCAGGAGATCGGCATCGCCAGGATCAGCGCGACCAGCGAGCTGGCCACCGTGATCCAGGCCAGGTACAGCACGCCGAAGTGCAGGCTGCTCGGGTTGCGGGTGTCCCAGACACCGCTGAACAGGAAGCTCTCCTGGTTGACCTGCAATGCGGGCACCGCGCGGATCAGGAGGAAGATCCCGATCGCCGCGATGAGCACCACGACGAACGCGCCGGATCCGGTCGCGATCGAGGAGAACACGCGGTCGCCGATGCGGACGACCTTCTTGCCCGACGAGATGCCGGGCGCGTCCGCTGTGGTCTCTGGAGCGGAAATGGTGGCCTCCGGTCCGGGGCTGGGCGCCGAAACGCCCCGCGGGGCACCGGTGTCCTCACCGGTGCCCGCAGGGCGTGTCTCGGCTCTCGTGGAGTCGGTCACTGCTTGTTGCAGCCTCTCACTTCTCGGCCCGGCGGATCCGGGGGGCAGCGGTGGCTGCTCCGGACGGACCCGCCGGCTCCCTGCATCAGGAGATCGCGTTGACCGCTTCGAGGACCTTGGTCTTGAAGGCCTCGGGCAGCGGCACGTACCCGGCCTTCTCCAGCTCCTGCGGGTTGGCGTTGGCGGCCACCGTCAGCACGGCCTTGACGGCCTTGGCGGTCTCCGGGTCGTAGCCCTTGGAGCAGACGATCTCGTAGGTGTTCAGCACGACCGGGTAGACACCTGGGGCCTTGTTGCCGTAGATCGAGTCGAGGTCGACCTTCAGGTCGTTGCCCTGGCCCTCGATCTTGGCGCCCTCGATGGCCTTGCCGACGTTGGCGGTGTTCAGCTCGACCGGGCCCGCGCCGCTGTCGATCTTGGCGATGCCCAGGCCGAGGTTCTTCGGGAAGGACCACTCGACGTAGGTGATGCCGCCGGGGGTGGCCTTCACCGACTGCGCGACCTGGTCGCTGCCGTCGCGGCCCTGGCCGACGCCCGGGCCGGGGCGGAACTGCTTGCCCTCACCGGTCCACGCACCGTTGGTCGCCGTGCTCAGGTACTTCTGGAAGTTGTCGGAGGTACCCGACTCGTCGGAGCGGAAGAACGGGACGATGTCGATGTCCGGAAGCTGCTTGCCCGGGTTCAGCGCGGCGATCGCCGGGTCGTTCCACTTCTTGACCTGGCCCTGGTAGATCTTGCCGATCACGTCCGGGTTCAGCGTCAGGTCGCTGACCCCGGGGACGTTGTAGGAGATCGCGATCGGGCCGAAGACCATCGGGATGTTCCAGGCCGGGTTCCCCTGGCAGCGCTGGGCGGCGGCGGCGACCTCGCCCTTCTCGTCGCTCAGCGGCGAGTCCGAGCCGCCGAAGTCGATCTGGCCGGCGGTGAAGGCGGCGACACCCTTGCCGGAACCGGACTTGGTGTAGTTCAGCTTCTGGTCGGCGCACTTGAGGCCGTAGTCGCGGGCGAAGACGTCCATCGCGCTCTTCTGCGCCGACGAACCCTCGGCCGAGACGGGCTTGGTGCCGCACTCCACCTGGACGGCGTCCAGCGCGGGGTTGCCGCCCCCCTGGGGCACGTTCTGGTCGCTGCCACAGGCGGAGAGCACGAGCGTGCCCGCTGCGATGAAGCCGAGCGCAGCGCTGTGCCGCTTGATCTTCACTTCGTTCCTCCACTCAGGGAAACATCGGCGGTTGCGCGGCAGGGCCCGAGCCCGTAGCTGTCTGCCGCCGTTCAGAACGCTAAGCAGCCGGAGTGGACACGCGCCGCCCTGGAGGTGAACCCCAGGTGAACAAGGCACGCTTAGTAAGGAGACACACGTCCCACCGGGTGATCTCGCAATCCCACCGTGATCTCGGCGTTTGCGGTCAGTGACCTGCCGCGCAGGGTACGGACTACCGCCCGAACTGCACGTCGGTGTCCCAGCGCTCGAACTCCAGCCGCTGGTAGACCTTGACCGCCGCGGTGTTGTCCGCCTCCACGTAGAGCATCACCTGGCCACAGCCCTTCGCCTGCAGATGGCGAAGACCGGCCACCGTGAGTGACCGGCCGAGACCGTTACCCTGCGTGTCGGGGTCGACGCCGACCACGTAGACCTCACCAGTGCCGTCCGGGTGAATTTTGGTCCAGTGGAAGCCCAGCAGCGTGTCGCGCGAGTCCACTGCGAGCAGGAAACCGGCGGGGTCGAACCAGTCCTCGCGTTCTTTGACCCGAAGATCGTCCTCGGTCATGGCGCCCTGCTCCGGGTGCCATGAGAACGCACGGTGATTGACCCGGACCACGGCTGGTTCGTCCACACCCGTCCGGAATGCACGGATCGTCACGTCCGGCGGGAGCTCGGCCTCTGCCAGCTCGGCGTCCAGCGAGCGGCCCATCCGCCACAGCTCACGCGCGCGCACCAGGCCGTAGCGCTCGGCCAGCCGCAGCGCGCCCGGGTGCTCGCCGTGCGACCAGATCCGCAGCCTCGCGGTGTCGGTGTCGTCGGGGCTGGGCTCGACCGGCAGGTCCGCGCGGTCGAGCAGCGCCTCGACCAGCCGCGCCCCCGCGCCGCGCCGCCGGTGACGCGGGTGCACCGCCAGCTCGGCGACGAGCTGCCCCGCGGTCTTCTCCTCGGCCGTGTCGACGTGCGCGTAGCCGGCGAGCTCGCCCCCGGAGTCGCGCACGA of Saccharopolyspora erythraea contains these proteins:
- a CDS encoding LCP family protein, which codes for MSRLLRARTRPGVRPSRPRADAAVPHRPVPPAGRRPWAPRQRSGGCRHGGAADASAAEATRITEALGGPASGPSAPPAGPQAPAGPGAPASGPAPGRLSGPPRAKAPGRPAPDPDLEATTQHAAVPAEPGPQSGDETVVARVPAAKQPKRETSEDDGSGPDATVLARPVGGSSADKTSIVAALGTDASSSQSKDKSEADAFDDFDDDDEGDDNDEVRAIDATLARFSAVHDQIAEEEAARREKYSWLFGKRREPELGTDMPFDYVEGRDAGASRVEWKRQQRKRRTGLLVKALAVAAALTIFVTIGTMWGAKTWVDARFREVASLDPNSGDIKDAAKQTGDQNFLLIGSDTRAGATAGDGVGNTEDEPGARADTTMIAHIPADRSRVVVVSFPRDLEVAIPACERWDAATGKYTGQQAPAQEKAKLNQAYAVGGPKCTTKVIQQLSGLSITSFLGIDFQGFKSMVDAVHGVDICTQKPVVDDVIGTVLPNPGHYNLTGQQALSYVRARHVQGDVTADYGRMQRQQLFLSALLRKTMSGQVLLDPNKLSGFVDAVAANTFGENVGTDRLLELGQSMQGLDPGKVTFITVPTTGYANDDGREELRAADNEALFRAIIEGVPVTPPASGGGTGGSTPSGGTGPMATAFTARPLPALQPSQVKVEVVNTTGSSGLASTTGDRLREFGFNVTGTGQSGPAASGTVIKHSPANAEAAKLLAGSVPGAQLVEDASAGSVLRLELGAGFDGAVHAPSTAPAQVPDNLATVNAGTDVCAK
- the phoU gene encoding phosphate signaling complex protein PhoU; translated protein: MREVYQEQLGKLADELASMSTMVGTAMERATKALLETDLGLAEQVIEEDVQVDEARARAEEHAFGLLALQAPVAGDLRTVISTIHAAEDLERMGDLALHVAKTARRRHPHPVLPEDVQPHFAEMGRIAVKLAGRVRTVIQTQDVEAARGLEEDDDEMDDLHRHLFTVMMSPEWSHGVAAAVDVTLLGRFYERFADHAVSVARRVVFTVTGKMPTS
- a CDS encoding helix-turn-helix domain-containing protein, with product MRKSPTVHRRRLGAELRKMRDGAGRTHREVAAHLDCSQGKISQIELGRVPVRTSDVRLMAEFYGATDEQVAALVDLAQDSKQRGWWQQYPTTAQRPGFETYLGLETAAKAVSCYGADPIPELLHTADYGRAVFGLSEPSAAELDERMTVSHTRQQRLLGDQPLELWAVLDEAALRRAVGGPAVMRQQLEHLVLMGYRRNVTIQVLPFAAGGHPLMGDRISVFSFPDDADPQVVHVGDTANSRFLDKPADTRGYLAAFEHVCKAALNPKDSSAFISAIADQYT
- a CDS encoding aminoglycoside phosphotransferase family protein gives rise to the protein MSTLDELRQRLPPWHAEKSSRAVDAAVGLARSHGLRVEEPTVLADVVSVVVHLRPAPVVARIPTHLTELRQPMADWLRREIDMTTFLAGQGAPVITPSGELPPGPHEHDGFTITFWSYVEPDPDRTASTDDYAAMLVDLHSVLREYPGNLPLLAPVANEVPLGLAALDRARGVLTDQEIDQLRSAADRLRPWWEAPSGDLQPLHGDLHTETLIHGRDGLVWCDFEDTCLGPREWDLSMLFWSDPDAVARHHNPDPDRMRALSELRALHLALSVVAFHTSVPHVDGWEEGVRTFLSTLGTNAGSLPTTH
- a CDS encoding helix-turn-helix domain-containing protein — protein: MALATRFPVVATTKRAVGELLREWRERRRLSQLALSIEADISTRHLSFVETGRSRPTSDMVLRLCEHLDVPLRERNGLLLAAGHAPVYPAGDLGTPEMSEVRAALRQVLTGYEPYPALVVDRGWNLIDANAAVGMFLAGADEDLLVPPINVLRLSLHPRGIAPRIANLGEWRAHVLGRLRRQADATADPGLELLHQKLREYPCDQPEPDIERPVAGEVAVPLRYRHEGRELAFISMTAVFGTPLDVTLAELAIESFLPADPATAEALRDA
- a CDS encoding nuclear transport factor 2 family protein produces the protein MSDFDDIIGRYIASWNERDPQRRRAAIDQLWTEDATYTDPLADVAGRGAIDGMIAAVQGQFPDFDFRLGQPVDAHHHIGRFTWELGPEGGEAVVAGFDVAVLDDTGRIKSVLGFLDKVPAA
- the pstB gene encoding phosphate ABC transporter ATP-binding protein PstB, encoding MAKRLDIKDLNLFYGKFHAVQDVTLQVPARSVTAFIGPSGCGKSTVLRSLNRMHEVIPGARVDGKVLLDGEDVYDGKVDPVQVRRTIGMVFQRANPFPTMSIRDNVVAGLKLSGEKNKKHLDEITESALRGANLWEEVKDRLAKPGGGLSGGQQQRLCIARAIAVKPDVLLMDEPCSALDPISTLAIEDLIAELKQEYTIVIVTHNMQQAARVSDQTAFFNLRAVGQPGELVEIDETGKIFSNPNQKATEDYISGRFG
- the pstA gene encoding phosphate ABC transporter permease PstA, which encodes MRTDTADVDRLATPPAFQHLSLGRKLKNNLATTLFAAAFVLAVIPLLWVLFTLLQRGLTPLLSADWWSHSFYGLLPNDFGGGIYHALVGTLMQGLVTAVIAVPLGVMVGIYLIEYGRESRLARVATFMVDILSGLPSIVAGLFIYALWITTFGLTRSGFAVALALLLLMLPVVVRVTETMLLIVPDELREASYALGVSKWKTIVRIVLPTALSGILTGVMLGLARVLGETAPLLILVGYASSINFNLFQGEMASLPLTIFMERSTGTAAGDARMWGAALTLVVVIMLINLLATLLSKMVAVKTK
- the pstC gene encoding phosphate ABC transporter permease subunit PstC, with product MTDSTRAETRPAGTGEDTGAPRGVSAPSPGPEATISAPETTADAPGISSGKKVVRIGDRVFSSIATGSGAFVVVLIAAIGIFLLIRAVPALQVNQESFLFSGVWDTRNPSSLHFGVLYLAWITVASSLVALILAMPISCGIALFLTQYAPRNLARPFAYIVDLLAAVPSVIYGLWGFLVLAPVLKPIAMWMNTNLGFIPLFADGNSDTLISGGNVFTAGVVLAVMIIPTITGVSREVFQRTPTSHIEGALALGATRWEVVRTTVWPFGRNGFIGGSMLGLGRALGETMALTIILSATFDAPRYSIFDAGATFASKIALGSGEFNNNLQVGAYISAGLVLFIITFAVNALARWIESASGKGKE
- the pstS gene encoding phosphate ABC transporter substrate-binding protein PstS produces the protein MKIKRHSAALGFIAAGTLVLSACGSDQNVPQGGGNPALDAVQVECGTKPVSAEGSSAQKSAMDVFARDYGLKCADQKLNYTKSGSGKGVAAFTAGQIDFGGSDSPLSDEKGEVAAAAQRCQGNPAWNIPMVFGPIAISYNVPGVSDLTLNPDVIGKIYQGQVKKWNDPAIAALNPGKQLPDIDIVPFFRSDESGTSDNFQKYLSTATNGAWTGEGKQFRPGPGVGQGRDGSDQVAQSVKATPGGITYVEWSFPKNLGLGIAKIDSGAGPVELNTANVGKAIEGAKIEGQGNDLKVDLDSIYGNKAPGVYPVVLNTYEIVCSKGYDPETAKAVKAVLTVAANANPQELEKAGYVPLPEAFKTKVLEAVNAIS
- the mshD gene encoding mycothiol synthase codes for the protein MQLTWRNGLDEAEAAEVMALLQETEQADGVAPVGEHVILRLKAHLDVVHQIEPVQADVPGSEHFIVRDSGGELAGYAHVDTAEEKTAGQLVAELAVHPRHRRRGAGARLVEALLDRADLPVEPSPDDTDTARLRIWSHGEHPGALRLAERYGLVRARELWRMGRSLDAELAEAELPPDVTIRAFRTGVDEPAVVRVNHRAFSWHPEQGAMTEDDLRVKEREDWFDPAGFLLAVDSRDTLLGFHWTKIHPDGTGEVYVVGVDPDTQGNGLGRSLTVAGLRHLQAKGCGQVMLYVEADNTAAVKVYQRLEFERWDTDVQFGR